Part of the Triticum urartu cultivar G1812 chromosome 2, Tu2.1, whole genome shotgun sequence genome, TCATTCAATCATTATCACCACCTTGAGGGATTCATCACAAGTGGTTAGCAGGCGCTGCTGGAACCAGCCATTGAACTAATTCAGTAAGGTAAACTGAACCAAGGAGAACACACCAGAATCACAGACGAATTCAGTAGCAACAGCGGAGTGACGACGTTGTGTGCAAGACCTGGTGGCTCGGGGGCGTGAGTCCGTGGAGGCCATGAAGGCTCTCGTCGGCCGAGTCATGCGGCTGCTTTGGGTATAGGAGCGACATGCCGCTGCGGATGCCGATGGCCAGCGAGTAGTGCTGCTTCTGCGGCTCCGGTGCCTGGGGCCAACGCCCATCCGCCGCTGAAGCGCTCCTGTTTCAGAATTGGATCGGCATGCGTGTCCGCCGCGGAAGCGCTCCTATTCGTGCTCCCCGACGCCAAGGAGGTCCAGCCATGTCCACCACACTTCCAACCTATTCCTATCGGCAGCGATGGCGGGAGCTCGTGGCGCACGCTCGGTCGCCGCCCGGAACAGCCATGGCCCATGGACGACCATGAACCCGATCGTTTCTCGTCGTCCCTAGGAACGGCCTCCCCTGCCACCCTTGGACCACCGCACCTCGCTGTCGCAGCTCATCTCTGTCGGCGGCGTCGTTCCCGCGTCCCCCCTCTCCTTATCGGCGTCTCCCGCAGACAACGGCACCACGGTGATGTGAGGGTGGTCAGCAGCATAACATCGATTGGAGCTTCATCGATGTAGGCGCCTGAGAAACATGGAGGTGGCAGTGGGAATTCGAAGAAGGGGATTGATGCTGGACGTGTTTTGAGGGAGATCGGGAGGGCGGGGCGAGTGCGAGCGATGGGATCTGACGGTGCTGGATGGGTTAGATCGTTTTGCAATCTGCCACAGGGTTGCCATATGCATATTTCGTTTAGAATTTATTTCTTAAATTAGAAATTCTCAAAAAATATTCAGCATTAAAAAAACAAATTTTGGAAAATGTTTGGAATTCCAAAATTTGTTgctattttgaaaaatattcgAAACATGCAAAAATTTGcccatttttttaaaaaaatagttCAAGATTTCTAAAAAGAAAATGGAATTTCAAAAAATGCTCCAAATTAGAAAAATATTTATGTTGTAGCAAAAATTTCAAAATTTAAAATAATATTCGATTATAAAAGATACACATTTTCTAGAAATCTTATGAATTTTCAACACATGTTCCCGTCTTAAAAAATGTTTACAAATTCAAATAATCTTCATATTTTTAATAAAAAGTTGTTGTTTTCagaaaatgtttgtgaattttaaAAGATGCTCCCTTTCATATTTTGTTCCCATTTTTTTGATAGTGTACATAATTTTCAAAAACTATTTaatatttaaaaaattgttcatgtttcCTAGAATATTCAGAAACTTCGAACCTTAAAATCCCCTCGATTGAAAGGATTGAAAGGGTAGATTGAATAACCGATGGGCCTTCCTTGACGTACGATGACGTAACAAAACTCTTAAATGTCCTTGATCAATTAATGCAAAAATAGCTGCACAAATCCTTCACGCGAGGCGAAACCGAAAAGCTAAATATTCCTTTTTCGTGTGCACACAGGGTTTTGCTTGCACATATAATTCTCACTGATTTTAAATGCGTactctcccgttgcaacgcacgggtatGTGTGCTAGTACGATCTCAAATACTCTCAATAACTCGACAGGTACGTACTCATGGACAGAGGACTCATAAGTCATGGATGACAGGCAGGCCACGCTAGCTCGTCATGGACAGAGGACTCAAAATATATCATGCACCATGCATGGAATCCTTCGTGGTTGAGTGATCATGGTTTTGGCTCCGCGGGCTTGGGCAGTGGCGGCTGCGCCGGCTTCGGTGCAAGCTCACTGGTAGGGAGTGGCGGCAGCTCTGGCTTCGGTGCAAGCTCACCGGTCGGGAGTGGAGGCAGCTCCGGCTTCGGTGGCTCCTCTGTCTTGGGTGGCAGCTCGACCTCTGGCTTCGGCGGAAGATAACCGGTCGGGAGTGGAGGCAGCTCCGTCTTCGTCGGCTCGTCTATCTTGGGTAGCTCTGCTTTGGGCGCAAGGTCGCCTGTAGGAAGAGGCGGCAGAGCCGGTTGTGGTGCGATCTCACCTGTTGGCAGCGGAGGCAGCTCCGTCTTCTGTCGCTCCTCACCCTTGGGCACTGGTGGCAGCTCTGGCGTTGGTTCCACGTCAGGTTTGGGCAGCGGTGGCAGCTCCGGCATCGGCAGCACGTCAGGTGTAGGCAACGGCTGCAGCTCCGGCAACGGCTGCAGCTCCGGCAACGGCAGCTTTGGCAACACGTCCGGTATGGGCAACGGCGGCAGCTCCGGCCTGGGCAGCCCGCCGGTTATGGGCAGCGGCGGCAGCTCCGGCTTTGGCAGCGCGTCGGGTATGGGCAGCGGCGGCAGCAAGTCCGGCCTGGGCAGAGGTGCCGGGAGATCCGGAGGCACCTCCGGCTCCTCCAGGTGCCGCGCCGCGTTGCTGATGCCGCCGCGCGAGAGCAGCAGCACGCCGAGGAGGAGCGCCGCAAGAGAGGAGGACATGCTGGCGATCTTGCAAGCCATGGCTGGCTTCACTGGACTGGTCAAGAACGGTGTGGGGTGAAGAGAAACGAAGGCGAGGGTGCAGCATTTATAGAAGGCGCTCGTCGGACGGAGCCGATCGATGGCGTGGCGATGCGTTACACCCAAGATCGATCGCCTGCGTAAGTGCGCTGCGTTTCTTCCGGGCACTTAATCCGTGGTACGTTTCGTGCTTGGCCCGTGTGACGCGTTGGAGAATCGGGCCAGCGGGGCCGACCGGATCGGTTGCTGCGGTTTACACTACTGCGACGTTGCCTGCGCAGAGAAAACCGCCGGGCGCGTATGGGTCAGTGTCACACAATCTGCACACGAAATTAACCTGTCGTCCGGTcaaaaaagaagagagaaaaaATGACCACAGACGTTCCAAGCGTCAAGAGGTGGGTCCTTAACCTGCTTTCGATGGATTTATTTATTATTACTGCGAGAGAAATTCCTGCGGAATCTGCGAATCAACttgtggttgagttggttaggtgcTCATAGgagtagggtgtgcgtgtgtgcgttcatagggatgagATGAGTGTATGCGCATGTATATGAGCGCTTATATCTGTACTGATGCTAAAAAAAATTCCTGCGGAATCACATTTTTTTTAAGGTGCGAGGTCACGCCATTGGTTGCTTGAGACTGCTGGGCTGGTACGTTTCACGTTTTGGAGTACGAGCTAGTTCTACTCACTCCCGGGAGGCGGGAGGAGAGTGCCAGCATGTCCGTGCATCATGATCGCCAAGGAGAAAAACGTTGTTGATTTTTTTGTTAATAACGCGCAATGAAACATGCCTCGAGATTATTATTGACTTTCTTGTTGTTGAGAAAAAGGTTTTTATATATTTTGTTGTTGAGAAAAACGTGTTCTATCCAGATTTTATTTTTAGGGGTTACGCTATCAATCTCTTTTTTTGGGTGTAAACTTTTGATCTATTCGTTTTCAATTATGATAGTACATCCAACACCATAAGTAATACAAATTACATTAAGATTTGTAGACCATCTACCGACAACTATAAACACTGAAATGAGCCGAAGGAGCGCCGCCATAATCGTTCCTCCCTCGCTGGAGCCAGACACAACTTGTTCTAGTAGGCAGTCTAGAAATTGTCGTGCTAACGCTCCATAGTACCAACACACCAGAACAGTAATTGCCACTGATGAAGTAAAGTTTAGATCGAAAGGATCCAACCTGAAAACACATAAACAAAGACGAATAAAGACCGGATCCGAGTAGATCAACCAAAGACAACCACCGACCGAATCCGTGAGATCCACTAGAGACACACCTTCACACGCCCTCCGATGATGCTAGACGCACCGTCAGGACGGTTCAATCTGGTGAATAGGGGCTCCATCTCTGAAATGCTAAACAAAATGTCAACATTGGTACTGAGCTCACTGCCTCTCATTCTTGTTCAACCTATCATGATCGACAAGACTAAGGACGTGGTTGTGAGAGACAAATGGTCTGATGTCTTGGTTTGGGGCATCGATAGTGGCAGGCTGCAAGGCAGCACGGGCCGGTGGGAGACGCAGTGCAAGGGGACACTTTTGTGGCTACCATGGATGAGgttattttattattttattaTCTAAGGTTAATGAGGCTGAATGGATATAACAATATAGACCTATTTGCCTCCTTAATGTTAGTTTTAAAATATTCACGAAGGTTGCGACTATTAGGCTAAATTCGGTTGATGAACATGTGGTTCGGCCTTCACAGACAGCTTttatcactacaagaaatatgtcaacttatgaccttctgtcagtgaccctcgaagaattggtcataaatctatgaccattttagaccaattggtgaaaagctgttcagggggctccaaaccctaaaccattgcgaccattttgatcagaaaggtcgtaatttccttacacgaaatggtcataaagcaaacagtgctagtccgctgccttatttctagctgatcatgaccaatatagatggtcatagccttgtagattatggtgggttgtgatgactaggcgccatctcatcagttttgcctatgtgtcatgtccatgtggcagtttttgccctaggttgtgaagcaacctatatttctatcattcccaaaattcccaaaaaaatctcataaattctttgggtcatatcttcatcaaatatgtaaaaatccttccttgcctagttcaaaactaattcaacaatattcatttttcTATTATGTTCACAataacactttatgaaggaagtgctatttatatattcttgattgccctagcaatttttgggcactctttcctatccaaatcattaccgcatgacaaaattcagctccatttgcctagcaaatcttcctcggcaaatttccaaagtttttgtccacctagaagcattgtgaaggaagtatcttttttatatctctaaatgacatgaaatttatacagtttcttcatatgccaaaattatcaccctcctcaaAATTGCAgatcagtcaaatcatctatgtgagcccaggttcaatttatattttatggccaaattggcacgttgcaaagcaagtgttatatagacccctcctattaccctcaaactttttgggcactcttccatacccaaattattgccacatgataatattcatcTCAATTTTCGTAGTAAAtatttctcgggaaatttccaaagtttctacctcaagagaagctttgtgaagtaagtactagctaggcttacccaaatgatctgaaaatttacgagcgcatgaccatacctaagtaacttacctacaccaattttgagctcatttcattcatccaatctctctcactagttttcccaagtttctgtccatagaagagcattgtgaaggaagtactactttggcaggtccaaatggtatcaattttctacaatgctttcctatgcccaaataaccatcctccacaaaatttcagctcaatccattcattattttgagcccagcttcaacattcatatttttgtctagcgtggtactttgcaaagcaagtaccacctaggatcctccttttgagctaaaaatttgtgaagacattctccttagtagatgatcatcctcagccaaaactcacgcccattgggcatgtgcatttcccgtaccgctaatcaaacacttggctgctaattcatgtttgagcatcgatcggtctcctcgtgagaatcttatgttgtaattttcttcctagcaccaacctgtggagtgcccaacccactagacattcctaggccgcccagaacacatggcaacattacggtcacgcggtgaccacgcgacgggcatgcgagtttacgcgctctagagttggagccctcggccaccgcccaaacctcgacgtatcgccaccaaaccatgtatttatgattaaataggtccttatgtaactagaaatgatttttggaaaaaataaatagcaaactttgaggcagctgcagttcaaatttgacccgcttccaactgaatcggcggaaatttgtctttttcacgagaggtggatcaaattttttttacacccaaccattttgtcaattgtgcattaaatatggcctaatattttataaaaatgatttggtccaattttgcaacaattatttggtagttccttcacaaaaaaacctcctttcgggcactcgaaaaatggaaaatggttttttcgtccaacgaaaatgaaaacttccttaggcaacattgtttgccattccaatatgcacccttgtgcacaatatgagatcatttgaacaaactatgccaagaatgtggccataagattgatcatttggattgaaagccatgaatcttcacacatgatagctcatttctgagaacacttttttaaaataattatcgtattacaagtttattatttttcccggaaacttggtcatatataatgacacaatgcgaaggttttccaattttttgatttttttgaattttttatgcccgtttcaaaatgcggtcaaaacggcgggaatgaccgttcctagctagtggttgaatcttgaaatttttttggtgtttctctgattaaatagatacttatgtacctataaatgatttttggaaaaaataaagagcaaactacgaggcagctacaattcaaatttgacccgcttccaactaaatcggcgggaatttgtatttttcaccagaggtggataaaaactttttacacccaaccattgggtcaattgtgcattaaatatggtctagtattttagaaaaatgatttggtccgattttgcaaaaaaaatttgggaggtccttcacaaaaaaacctccttttgggcactcgaaaaatggaaaatggttttttcgtccaaagaaaaagaaaacttccttagaaaacattgtttgccattccaacatgcacccttgtgcacaatatgagatcatttgaacaaactatgccatgaatgtggccataagattgatcatttggcttgaaagccattgatctccacaagtgatagctcgtttctaagaacacttttttaaaataattgccatattacaagtttattatttttcctgggaactttcccacatataatgacacaatgcgaaggttttccaattttttgattttttttgaattttttatccccgtttcaaaatgcggtcgaaacgacgggaatgaccgttcctagctagtggttgaatcttagaatttttttggtgtttctctgattaaatagatacttatgtacttataaatgatttttggaaaaaataaagagcaaactacgaggcaactacagttcaaatttgacccgcttccagttgaatcggcgggaatttgtatttttcaccagaggtggataaaaactttttacacccaaccatttggtcaactgtgcattaaatatggcctagtattttagaaaaatgatttggtcccattttgcaacaattatttgggaggtccttcacaaaaaaacctccttttgggcactcaaaaaatggaaaatggttctttcgtccaaagaaaaagaaaacttccttaggcaacattgttttccatttcaatatgcacccttgtgcacaatatgagatcatttgaacaaactatgccatgaatgtggccataagattgatcatttggcttgaaagccattgatctccacacgtgatagctcgtttctgagaacacttttttaaaataattttcatattacaagtttattatttttcctgggaacttgcccacatataatgacacaatgcgaaggtttacCATTTTTTTGattgtttttgaattttttatgctcgtttcaaaatgcggtcaaaacggcgggaatgaccgttcctagctagtggttgaattttggaaaaattattgtgtttctctgattaaatagatacttatgtacctagaaatgattttgaaaaaaataaagagcaaactatgaggcaccTGCAGTTCAAATTTTACCCGCTTTttgctgaatcggcggaaatttgtctttttcacgagaggtggatcgaaacttttgacacccaaccattttgtcaattgtgcattatatatggcctaatatttcataaaattgatttggtctaATTTTGCAACAAATACATGATAGGTCCTTCACAAAGAAACTCATTTTGGGAActcaaaaaatagaaaatgaatttttcattcaaagaaaatgaaaacttttTTAGGCAACATTGTTTTTATTCCAAGATGCAAACTTGTGAAAAATATAATCTCATTTGACCAAACTATTTCAAGATGCAAACTTATGCAAATATATTCTTTTTTTTTAATTTCTCAGGTCATAAAATTGCTGACATGATTTTAACACATTATTTTTAGTCAACTACGACCAATTTAGATGGTCATAACATCATACTGCATTATGATTGGTCCATAGACGTGGCACGCGGATCGTGCATCAAGCACCGTTGGATGCTCGCTGATCCAATGGTAGTCCTCGATCCTTCCACACCAACCCTAGCTCTATCCTTGTGGTAATTTTTCATccaccccccgcctcctttcTTTCCCACCGAACCGCTCGAAcccctctctcttcctctccctACGCGGCCACTCTGCTCTCGCACCCAACCCTAGCTCCCGATGATGAGCCGCCGCCCACCATCTTCCCCCACCGTCTGCCTGCTTTGCCGCCGCCCCCACTGCCACCATCGACGACCCGCCGCCCCCATCGCCCCTGCCGCCCCCTCCGCCCTCTACTCCACAGCTGGCGCCCCTagcctctccttctcccctctgGATCCCAGATCCATTCGACCGCGGCGACCACCTCCTTCCACGGCCACCGTGCCCTCGTTTCCCCTCTCCCTACTTAATCCGCACACTCAACcccgtcaccgccgccgcctctccccaTACCCTCGTCGTCTCCTCTCCAACGAGGCGTAGCTCGTCGAGGTAAGCACCGGTCGCTCGAATCCACCGCCGTCCCCTTCCCGTCTCGATCTAAGCCTGAAGGATCTGTGGTTGATTGCGTCCGCGCAGATGGCCTCCGAGGCGGCGAAGGTGCCGGTGCCGCAGTCGGTGAACTTCAAGAGGAAGAGGGGAGAGCTCTGGgtcgccgcgaagaagaagaaggtcGCCGACGAGAAGAAGAAGGACGCGGAGAACACCAAGGTCATCTACGCCCGCGCCAAGAAGTACGCCGGAGAGTATTAGGCCCAGGTCAGAAACGCTCGATCCAATGCCCTTTGCTCGTTCGTGGATGTTTATTAGATTCTCGCTCTGCAAACTTGCTACGCGCGGTAGTACCACTGATTAGGTTTTGCCGCGCTGCCATGTGGAATTTGGACTGTATTCAACTATATGCTTTGCCTTCCTTCAGTCGATAGGTAAAGGCTGATCAGAGTTTACCAGTTCTATATGCGAGATTTGTTCATACCTGTCCatttttgtttgcttttgtgcTGTACATTACCGCGAGTCCACTGATATCTATGTAGAGTCGTGTTAGTTTTGTTTAATTCCTTCAGATTCTGTTTGTTTTGCTGTAGTCCAACATATGTACCACTACCACATAGGTCTAATCTAGCTCGATTAATTATTGACATGTTTGTGTTTCTGCCCGATGGAATGCTAATCTGGGTGTTGTGAGCAGGACAAGGAGCTGGTGCAACTTAAGCGTGAGGCCCGGATGAAGGGTGGGTTCTATGTCAGTCCCGAGGCAAAGCTGTTGTTTGTCGTCCGTATCCGTGGGTAAGGCATCACTTGCCACTTGATCATTGCTATCTGCATTGATTTAGATTTGTGTGCACATGTTTTGATGTTAATTTTTTGAAATGTTTACTGCAGTATCAATGCTATGCACCCAAAGACCAAGTAGATCTTGCAGCTTTTGCGTTTGAGGCAGGTGGGTTGATCAATTATTTGGTCCTATGAATGCACAGTGTTGGGTTCCTCTTTGTCGTACGCTAGTTGATCCACCTTTCCTTTCAACGGGGTTACTCATTTGTTCTATGCCTCAATTCGTTTGGTATGACACGTGTGTCATTTGATTTATGCCTCAATTCACATCGATTCCTTTGCTTTGACACATGTGTATGTCTGGCTGATTGAATCCATAGGTCAGAGGTCTCGTGAAGGAGCACAATGACTCCTTCAACTACTTCATCACCAAAGGAATGGAGAACATCGTCAAGGCAAGTGACCGACCCATCCATTTTTCTTAGGCATGAAGCTGCTTTCCAATTATATTATATATGCAGATACTACCTCCTTTGCTTGTTTCCAGTGTTGCCTTACATGTGCTCTATTGCCCCTAATTGACTAAGATGGCTTGATGCTAATATCTTTGTTATTAGTTAGTAGTTAATGTAATTATCTTCATGTGTTATCCTTAGTATTGAGACATGTGAACACACACACTGTCTCTGAACCACTTCTTCTCTGTTTACCAAATTGCAATATGTAGGGCTTCCTAGTCTGAATTTCTAGCGACGACTAATTCATAGTTTCAGACTGAATCTCCATTTGCCTCTGATCTAAGCATGTGATTGACAAAAAGTGCCTTTTCCTAATTTTAGCGTTACTCTAAAAGTCTGAACCTGTTTGAATCACAACTTTCCTTTGTTTTCATTACTCAGGGACTTTGAAACTTCCCTTGTTATTTAGCCTCATATACTGGATGCTACTCGTTTACTGTTCAAGCCCAATTACCCAACCGATGCTATAGTATAGGGCTCATGTTGATGCTATATTATAGGCATGTTAGTTGTCTATATGTAATCTAACTTGcacagtgtgtgtgtgtgtgtgtggcatgCAGGGAGGTGGTGATCAGGTGAACAACATATCCCTGGAAGACCTCATGTGCGCAGTGGGAGCCGGAGAAGGAGGGCTGCTTGCAAACTGCGACATCTTCATGTACAGGTTATGTCCCGGTGTCCTCCTTCTTCCTCCGTTGATTAGCTTATGTCCGTGATATTGTTTGGGTCTGTGGCACACTTCCTTCATTTAGGTCTCCCTGGCAAAGGCAATCTAAAACACACTTCTGGCTCACGTAGTATCATGCTTGGATCTGTGCACAAATTCACAAGTTTGGATGCATCATAGAACTTGTGGTGATGTTGTTTAGAATGCAGCAAGCAATAATTATGTTGTCATTCTCTTGCACTCTGCTATGCAGCTCTTGTTTACCTTAAATGCAACTATTGGTGCACTTGTTAAATGCCATTatttgtgctgtttgcttcctttGCATGCATGGTTATACAGTTTGGTGCCCCCATGGCCTGAAATACATTGAATTGTGGGCCTCTGCTTGATATCTTGTTGCTTAGGATTTTGTTTCGGGGTTTCTTAATGCACTCGTGCTTAATAGACTGCACCACAGAGGTCACCCTCATATGGATAATGAATCATTATCCTTTTTCTTGTATACTTGAGATGTTCCTAACAAATAATTTACTGGACAAACAATCTTGTTTGCAGTAAGAATTCTAGCATGCCAAAATCTATTGTCTATGTATGCTTTGGTTAATATGGACCTGAATGTCAAGGGCTAGCCAACCTGCTTAGCTAGATTAACATAACAGAAACAGTACACAACCAGCCAGCTTGTGTTTGCATTGCTGCCACATCGGCTAGCTAGATGCGATTGCCTAAGGGCTAGTCAACACATTTTACAGCATTCTGTGTTGTAGCCAAACACTTGCTCTGTATTCTGAATACTCTAAAAAACTCCGTTAAATTAAAACCATGGTATTGCGTACCTGCCAACTAAATTACCGCAATTTTTAATACTTTGTTTTATTTGATACTTTGCTGTTagatttacttttattttgttcCTAAACATTTTGTTCTACAATGTGCAGATGCTGGCCTTTCATTCAGGACAAAAAAGTGGGATGAAGCATAGTTTTACCTCATTGAGCTAGTTATGGGAGTAACAGAACTTGTATGTGTGCTAGTTCTGGGAGCTACTTCATTGAAATAATGTTGATCCTTTTTGTGTGTTATATGATGTAGCAGAACTTGTAGGGCTCCTGTGATAGACTTGGGCTGTATGTGTGTTATCTGATTGTAAACTTGATGCTGATCACATTTTTATGTGTGTTATATGATGTAGCACTTTGATGGATGATAATATTTGAAGTATTTTGTGTGTTTTCTGTGTGCCAATTTAAATACCAGGTATTTATTTGCGTGAAATAAAAAAATGAAGATTATTGCCCTGATGGCTAGGACCCAGTACTAGAAcctgacaatggggacccacctgACTAGTGAACCCAAtttagaaaaaaagaaaaaaaatgaaactGTTGATACAAAAAGGCCATGGGCCAAAAATAA contains:
- the LOC125541289 gene encoding protein PELPK1-like; translation: MACKIASMSSSLAALLLGVLLLSRGGISNAARHLEEPEVPPDLPAPLPRPDLLPPLPIPDALPKPELPPLPITGGLPRPELPPLPIPDVLPKLPLPELQPLPELQPLPTPDVLPMPELPPLPKPDVEPTPELPPVPKGEERQKTELPPLPTGEIAPQPALPPLPTGDLAPKAELPKIDEPTKTELPPLPTGYLPPKPEVELPPKTEEPPKPELPPLPTGELAPKPELPPLPTSELAPKPAQPPLPKPAEPKP